Proteins encoded together in one Colius striatus isolate bColStr4 chromosome 3, bColStr4.1.hap1, whole genome shotgun sequence window:
- the CASP3 gene encoding caspase-3: MGDTGDGPHLGEDRTDAKSIPGSKGKNLPASKSMDTGILPDYSYRMDYPEMGECVIINNKNFHRHTGMLPRSGTDADAASVREVFMKLGYKIKINNDLSCEGIFKLLKNVSEEDHSKRSSFVCVLLSHGDEGLIYGTDGPLELKALTSLFRGDKCRSLAGKPKLFFIQACRGTELDSGIEADSGSEETMCQKIPVEADFLYAYSTAPGYYSWRNSAEGSWFIQSLCKMLKEHARKLELMQILTRVNRRVAEYESCSTRQDFNAKKQIPCIVSMLTKEFYFPC; encoded by the exons AAAGAACCTGCCTGCTAGCAAGTCTATGGACACTGGAATTCTGCCAGACTACAGTTACAGAATGGATTATCCAGAGATGGGGGAATGTGTCATAATCAACAATAAGAATTTCCACAGGCACACCG GGATGTTACCCCGTTCGGGTACAGATGCAGATGCCGCAAGTGTCAGAGAAGTTTTTATGAAGTTGGGATATAAAATAAAGATCAACAATGACCTTTCATGCGAGGGCATCTTTAAACTGTTGAAAAATG tttctgaGGAAGATCACAGCAAGAGGAGCAGTTTTGTTTGCGTGCTACTAAGCCATGGTGATGAAGGATTAATCTATGGCACAGATGGCCCTCTTGAACTCAAAGCGCTAACGAGCCTTTTCAGAGGGGACAAGTGCAGAAGTTTAGCAGGAAAACCCAAGCTCTTTTTCATTCAG GCTTGTAGAGGGACAGAATTAGATTCTGGTATTGAGGCAGACAGTGGATCAGAAGAAACAATGTGTCAGAAAATACCTGTAGAAGCAGACTTTTTGTATGCATATTCTACAGCTCCAG GTTATTACTCCTGGAGGAATTCAGCTGAAGGCTCCTGGTTTATTCAGTCACTGTGTAAAATGCTGAAGGAACACGCAAGGAAACTTGAACTCATGCAGATTTTAACACGTGTGAATCGCAGAGTGGCTGAGTACGAGTCCTGCTCCACTCGGCAGGATTTTAACGCAAAGAAACAGATTCCCTGCATTGTCTCTATGCTCACCAAAGAATTTTACTTCCCTTGCTAA